CACTACCGCTGCACCTTGTATTTCGCAGGCTAGCGAAATGGCAATACAGCCTGTGCCTGTACCGATGTCTAAGATACGGACAGGAGCTTTTGCTTTTTGTATAATATACTGAACCAATTCTTCGGTTTCGGGGCGAGGAATCAAGGTTGCAGAGCTTACCTGAAAGCTACGGCCATAAAAATCTCCATATCCTATAATATATTGAATAGGTTCAAATGCCTTGATACGAGCCACAGCAGGGGCAAGCGGTTCTCGAATTTCGACGGACTTATCCATCAGAATATCGGTTTTGCTAAGTTTTCCCCAATATTCCAAAAGCAAATACGCCATGCTTTTTGCTTCGTTTTCTGGGTAAACTGCCGTAATTTCGGCTACTAAATCAGAGAAAAGTTTTCGAGAAGATTGATAAATCATATCATTAAGTTAAAGCACAAAGTTACACAATGCCGCAATCAAATAATAATTCGCTTTCTGAAACAGCTATTTTGTCTTTTATGAACAGGGCTTTGCAATTGGCACAGCTAGGAGCTGGAGCAGTATCGCCCAATCCAATGGTGGGCTGTGTAATTGTACATCAAGGTACGATTGTGGGCGAGGGCTGGCATCAGCGGTATGGTGATTGGCACGCCGAAGTAAATGCTGTCAACGATGTTGCCGATAAAAGTATTCTGTCCGAATCGGAGGTATTTGTTACTTTAGAACCTTGTTCTCATTTTGGTAAAACCCCACCTTGTGCCGATTTATTGGTAAAGCACCGTGTCAAAAAAGTATATATCTGCAACGACGACCCTAATCCGTTGGTAGCGGGTAAGGGTATTCAAAAACTGCGGAATGCAGGTATTGAGGTGGTATCGGGTATTTTAGCCGAAAAAGGACGAGAGTTGAATAAACGTTTTTTTACATTTTTTGAAAAAAAACGCCCTTATATAATCCTTAAATGGGCTCAATCGTCCGACCGCAAAATAGCATTACCCCAGTATCAGGCCATACAAATATCGAATGCCTTATCTAGGCGTTGGACTCACAAACTACGCTCGGAAGAAGATGCCATTATGGTAGGCACTCGAACCGCACAGTTTGACAACCCATCGCTTGATAATCGTTTTTGGACAGGAAAAAGTCCCATACGCATTCTTATCGACAAAGATTTACGTATTGCAGATAATGCCAAAATTTATTCAGAAGGGCAAAAAACGATCTGTTATAACCTTCAAAAAGAAGCAATAGAAGGAGATATACTATTTTGTAAAATACCTCCGCAAACAGACTTACTAAGCTTTTTGATAGACGACTTGTACCAAAAGAAAGTTCAATCACTAATTGTGGAAGGAGGGGCTTATTTGTTAAACTCGCTGATAAAAACGAGCTTATGGGACGAAGCCTTGGTCTGGGAAAGCTCAATGGTTCTTGGCGATGGTATTGCTGCTCCTATTTTAGAAAAGCCTGTATTTGCCCAACAACAAGTGGGCGATAATATCTTGAAAAACTATCGAGCCAACCCATAAGTTGAGGTTAAAGTTATACGAATAAAAGTAGAACTGTTAGATTTATTTCACTTGTACTTTACTTCATATTTCAATTCTGGAATATGAAGTAAAGTACAACTTATCTTCACAAACCTTGCTGCGTTGTAGTAGTAGTGCTTGTAAAGATAAATTGAAATCATTAAGCCTCATTCCAAATTTCCCATGCTTTTTCTGCTTGTCCATGAAGCATCTCTAAGCCAAAATGTACGGCTTTTGCACCAGCCTCAAGTCCTTTTTTGAGGAATAAGGTTTCGAGAGGGTTATACACAATATCGTAAAGCAAGTGTTGCGAGCCAAGCAGTTCGTAAGGAATAGGCGGGCAAGCATCTACCTTAGGGTACATTCCTAGGGGTGTAGTATTTACCACCAAAAGGTGCTTTTGCATTACCTCGGCTGTAAGCTCTTCGTAAGTAATGGTATCTTCTTCTTTTCTTCGAGAAACCAATTGTACCTCCAAGCCTAAATCTTCGAGAGCCACAACAATAGCTTTGGCTGCCCCGCCTTTGCCCAATACCAATGCTTTTTTAGGAGCTATTTCTGTAAAGGCATCCCATTTTTCGAGGGTCCATCTAAAGCCCCAATAGTCGGTATTAAAACCCTTGATTTTTCCATTCGGGAGAAACTTGATGGTATTGACAGCCCCGATTTTGCGAGCAGCCTCATCTATTTCGTCCAAAAACGGAATAATACTTTGTTTATGAGGAATCGTAACGTTGAGCCCACGAAGGTGAGCGGTATGGCTTTTGAGTAAAGCTGGAAAATCAGCAACATTTTCTAGCTCAAACTTCTCGTAGGCGTGTGTATTGGACAGGCCAAGTTGAGCAAATTTTTCAGTAAAATACCCTTTAGAAAACGAATGTCCTAAAGGAAAACCAATAAGGCCAAATAGATTATTCATGTGCTGCTAAAAACGTTGGGCTATATTTTCAAGACTGTTGTTCAAAAAAGGCTATAAACTTTATACAAAGCCCAATTGACTTATGAATAAAGCTTATAGCCTAAAAATAGAATAAATGAGCAAGTATTACTTGGCCAATTTGGCTTTTACAAAGCCAATAATCATTGGCAAAACAGATACTGCAACAATACCTAATACTACTTTCTCAAAATTATGTTTTACCCATTCGTTGTTGCCTAAAAAGTACCCCAAAAGCGTAATAGAGGTTACCCACAAAATAGCCCCAATAATACAAAAAGTAATATATTTGGGATATTTCATGCTACCAGCACCAGCCACAAAAGGAGCAACCGTACGAACAATCGGTACAAAACGAGCCATAATTACAGTTTGGCCACCATTTTTTTCATAGAAAGCCTCTGTTTGTGCAATATGTTCACGTTTTAGAAAAAGGATTTTATCTTTAGATTTCACAAAGTCACTAAAGTATTTTCCGATGAAGTAATTGACATTATCGCCAATCAATGCAGCACCAATCAACAACGGAATAACAAATGTAATATCAATTTTACCACCTGTTGCAGGAGCAGCCAATACGCCAATAGCAAATAACAAAGAGTCGCCAGGCAAAAGAGGCATTACCACGAGGCCGGTTTCGGCAAAAACAATCAAAAACAACAAACCATACGTAAGCGTACCATTGTCATTGATAAATTGTGTTAAAGCTGTCAAAGGGTCTTTTAACAGTTGAAGAACAAACTGAATGATTTCCATTGTCTTAGAGAATGAGTTTTGAGGTTAGAATAAGCCAAGCAAGGCTATTTATTCAAGTTTATTTATCAAGAAAGTGAGAAAATGTATCGCCTCTTAGCCCCAAACGAATAGTTTCTAATGAAATAACTTCGTGCGGAGCAATATTACCAACGTTTACATTGGCACCTACCAACTTCACAAACCATACTTGTTGCGATTTTTGAGGAGCTTCCCAAATAATTTTTTCTTCTGGAATCTCAGTCAAAATTTCTTCTACAAGCCCCTGACGAACCTCGCCCGATGCACGAAACAAACCAACATTACCCCCTTCACGAGCCTCGCCAATAACTTTCCAAGCACCTGCTTCTAATTCGGCCTTCATCAATTTAATCCATTTGTAAGGAGGGATGATTTTGGCTTCATCTTTTGAGCCTACTTCCGAAAGTACAGTTACTTGTTTTGATAACGTTTGAATATATTCACATTTTTGGTCTTGTTCCATTTCCAAAGAACCGTCAGATACCTCGGCGTATTCCATACCAAACTGGTCGAGTACACGACGGTATTCGTCAAACTGACCACGGACAATAAATGCCTCGAACAAAGTACCACCAAAATAAACAGGAATGCCTGCCGACTTGTACAAAGCCAATTTTTCTTTTAGATTGGGAGTAACAAAAGAAGTCGCCCATCCCAACTTCACGATGTCGGTATAATTGGAGCCAAGTTCCAAAAAATCTTCAACTTGTCTAAGACTAAGCCCTTTGTCCATTACCATTGTCAAACCTTTTTGACGTGGCTTTTCAGTTCTTTCAGGAATCTGGTTAAGTGGGTAATTCATATTTTTTGAAATTTCTGGGATTAAATATTGGTTTTCAGAACAACTGCATTGCAATTTTTGCACCTATCCTAATTATCACTAATTGAGTCACTTCAAAGAGGTCTATTTTGGTGCAATTTTACAAAATTAGAAATATCTTAGTTATAGCACAAACTACTAATTTAATAGATTGTCTTTAAATAATAATCTATTTTATTTAACTTGCTGTAAATCAGTGTTTTGATTTTTTTCAAAAAATGATTTTTCATAGATTTTTCAAAAAAGATATGTAAAAATTTCATTTACTGAACACTGTTTAGTAAATTCACATCGTTGTTAAAATAATCTTCGATATATCATGTAGCCTAATAATATCAGATAGAGAAGGAATCTAAAAAAGTTTTGAGTAATATTACTTATCTATTTTGGGAGTCTATATTGATTATCAAAGGATTGAAAACAACCTTCAAAAAGCAAATCTCACAAACCAATATCAATTATTATGAAAAAAATCGCTTTTATTTTATCAGCCTTACTATTAGTAGCCACTTGGGCAACAGCCCAGCAAACCAACAAAGACGCTATTTTGGGCGAATGGCTTTCAGAGAATAAAGACGGAAAAGTATTGATTTATAAACAAGGTGAACAATACTTCGGCAAGGTATCTTGGGGAAAAGACGGTACTAAAAAAGATGTACATAACCCCGACGAAGCGTTGCGTTCACAAAATATCATAGGCTCGGTTATTCTAAAAAACTTTACTTTCAAAGGAAAAGCCTGGGAAGATGGCAGTGTTTACGACCCCCAAAATGGAAAAACCTATTCGTGTATTATAAAGCTAAAAAATACTAACGAATTAGAAATTCGGGGATATGTAGGTATTTCGTTGTTAGGCCGCACTACGGTTTGGTCAAGAGTGAAATAAAGTACATAAGTGAATTATTGAGCATAATGAATAGGGGCTTCTATTGGATTTGTAAATGGGTAATATCTGGGCTAACAGTGTAGTATATTGATGCAAAGAAAATTAGTTATTTTTACGGGTGTAGACTGAAACATAAACCCAAGTCAAAGGTTGTCAGCAAAAGTCAATAAACGAACTCACTAATTTACCAACGAATAGATAAATGGGTATTATAGAAAGAAAAGAGCGGGAAAAGATGGAGCTTCGCCAGCGAATATTAGAAGCTGCCAAGGAGATTTTTATCGAAGAAGGTTTTGAAAAAGCATCTATCAGAGCGATTGCCGACAAAATCGAGTACAGTCCCGCTACAATATATTTACACTTCAAAGACAAGGATGAATTGTTTTTTGCTGTACACGAGCTAGGATTTGACAAGTTATTTGAGGTTACGAAGCACCTAGAAGCTATTCCTGATAGCTTTGAGCAGCTTTATCAACGAGGAAAAATCTATTTGCAATTTGCAATAGAAAACCCCGAACTGTACGATTTGATGTTTATTAAAGATGCCCCAATGGAGGCTATCAAGAAAAAAAATGGCGATGACCAGTGGGATTGTGGCATGCAAAACTTTGTCCATCTTCAAAAAAACATCATGCTTTGTATGGAACAAGGCTACATTCAAGTAGCCGATGTAAATGTAACAGCTATGTCGATTTGGGCGTATGTGCATGGCTTGGCATCGTTGTATATCAGAGGGCGTTTTCAAACGTTTGCACTCATGAATCCAAGTGCAGATTTACCTCATTTAATGGAGGTCTCGCTCGAACAAGTACTAACACTTTTAAAGAAAACAAATGAGTAATACAGCATTGGCTTTTTTTCAACAAAATATTGGAAAACGTATTGCCGACAATAGTCCATCGCCTGTAGCAAGGTTTTTAGATGGCACACTGATTGCAGCCGAAGAGGGTTCTATAACCGTAGAGTATATAGTGAAAGAAAATATGGTAAATCCTGCCCATATTTTGCATGGAGGTATTGCCGCTACGATGCTCGACGATATTATAGGTATGACTGTATTTACCATGGGAAATAATGTTTTTTATAGTACAGTAAACCTTTCGGTAGATTATCTTTTTAGTGCAAAAATAGGCGAGAAGGTACTCGTAAAATCGAGGGTAGTGCGGATGGGTAAAAAAATAGCTCATGCCGAAGGAGAAATAAGAAATGAAAATGGTGTTTTGATAGCAAAATGTACAACCAATTTGGTGGTTACAAGCAATACTATTAAATAGTTTTAGTTACTTTGTCTTTGAATCTTTGAAGCAATAGTAACTAATTGATTTTAAGGATTTACAAAGTGAATTAAGCAGTGAAGATTTAACAGCTTTTTTGGGCTGAAAAAATCTAAAAATCCCCTAGTGTTAAGACCTGCGAGAGCGATGAACTCTTGCAGGTCCAACCAAGTTTGTTGGCATTAATTTTTGGCATAGCCAAAGTTGATGCTTTTTATTTAACCTTATGCTAAACAGTGTTCATAAACTTACAAATGTATTTTAAATATACTATATGAAATATCTACTTACTCTTTTTGGTATGATGCTCGGATATAGGGGTATAGCCCAGTCCGATTTGCTCAACAAGTATGTACAAGAAGGCTTAGCAAATAGCCAAATTGTAAAACAACAGAACTTTCAACTGCAAAAGGCCATTTTTGCCCTTAGTGAAGCCAAAACGCTATTCAAGCCCTCTGTCAATTTTAATACTACGCTTTCTTCGGCTTTGGGTGGGCGTACTATCGACATCCCTGTGGGCGATTTGGTCAATCCTGTTTATTCTACCCTAAATCAGCTTACTGGTAGTAATGCTTTTCCTCAAATACAAAATGTTAGTGAGCAATTGATTCCTAAGGATTTTTATGATATGCGTGTTAAAACAACCATGCCTTTAATCAACGCCGAAATCAAGTATAACCAAGGTATCAAAAAAGAACTGATTGCTATGCAACAAACCGAGGTGGTAGTCTATAAACGAGAATTGGTAAAGGATATTAAAATAGCCTATTTTAATTACTTAAAAGCCTCTGAAGCTCTAAAGGTATATGATAATGCCTTGAAA
The DNA window shown above is from Flectobacillus major DSM 103 and carries:
- a CDS encoding TetR/AcrR family transcriptional regulator, translating into MGIIERKEREKMELRQRILEAAKEIFIEEGFEKASIRAIADKIEYSPATIYLHFKDKDELFFAVHELGFDKLFEVTKHLEAIPDSFEQLYQRGKIYLQFAIENPELYDLMFIKDAPMEAIKKKNGDDQWDCGMQNFVHLQKNIMLCMEQGYIQVADVNVTAMSIWAYVHGLASLYIRGRFQTFALMNPSADLPHLMEVSLEQVLTLLKKTNE
- a CDS encoding VTT domain-containing protein — translated: MEIIQFVLQLLKDPLTALTQFINDNGTLTYGLLFLIVFAETGLVVMPLLPGDSLLFAIGVLAAPATGGKIDITFVIPLLIGAALIGDNVNYFIGKYFSDFVKSKDKILFLKREHIAQTEAFYEKNGGQTVIMARFVPIVRTVAPFVAGAGSMKYPKYITFCIIGAILWVTSITLLGYFLGNNEWVKHNFEKVVLGIVAVSVLPMIIGFVKAKLAK
- the ribD gene encoding bifunctional diaminohydroxyphosphoribosylaminopyrimidine deaminase/5-amino-6-(5-phosphoribosylamino)uracil reductase RibD; the protein is MPQSNNNSLSETAILSFMNRALQLAQLGAGAVSPNPMVGCVIVHQGTIVGEGWHQRYGDWHAEVNAVNDVADKSILSESEVFVTLEPCSHFGKTPPCADLLVKHRVKKVYICNDDPNPLVAGKGIQKLRNAGIEVVSGILAEKGRELNKRFFTFFEKKRPYIILKWAQSSDRKIALPQYQAIQISNALSRRWTHKLRSEEDAIMVGTRTAQFDNPSLDNRFWTGKSPIRILIDKDLRIADNAKIYSEGQKTICYNLQKEAIEGDILFCKIPPQTDLLSFLIDDLYQKKVQSLIVEGGAYLLNSLIKTSLWDEALVWESSMVLGDGIAAPILEKPVFAQQQVGDNILKNYRANP
- a CDS encoding DUF2147 domain-containing protein, whose amino-acid sequence is MKKIAFILSALLLVATWATAQQTNKDAILGEWLSENKDGKVLIYKQGEQYFGKVSWGKDGTKKDVHNPDEALRSQNIIGSVILKNFTFKGKAWEDGSVYDPQNGKTYSCIIKLKNTNELEIRGYVGISLLGRTTVWSRVK
- a CDS encoding phosphosulfolactate synthase gives rise to the protein MNYPLNQIPERTEKPRQKGLTMVMDKGLSLRQVEDFLELGSNYTDIVKLGWATSFVTPNLKEKLALYKSAGIPVYFGGTLFEAFIVRGQFDEYRRVLDQFGMEYAEVSDGSLEMEQDQKCEYIQTLSKQVTVLSEVGSKDEAKIIPPYKWIKLMKAELEAGAWKVIGEAREGGNVGLFRASGEVRQGLVEEILTEIPEEKIIWEAPQKSQQVWFVKLVGANVNVGNIAPHEVISLETIRLGLRGDTFSHFLDK
- a CDS encoding shikimate dehydrogenase family protein, which translates into the protein MNNLFGLIGFPLGHSFSKGYFTEKFAQLGLSNTHAYEKFELENVADFPALLKSHTAHLRGLNVTIPHKQSIIPFLDEIDEAARKIGAVNTIKFLPNGKIKGFNTDYWGFRWTLEKWDAFTEIAPKKALVLGKGGAAKAIVVALEDLGLEVQLVSRRKEEDTITYEELTAEVMQKHLLVVNTTPLGMYPKVDACPPIPYELLGSQHLLYDIVYNPLETLFLKKGLEAGAKAVHFGLEMLHGQAEKAWEIWNEA
- a CDS encoding PaaI family thioesterase; this encodes MSNTALAFFQQNIGKRIADNSPSPVARFLDGTLIAAEEGSITVEYIVKENMVNPAHILHGGIAATMLDDIIGMTVFTMGNNVFYSTVNLSVDYLFSAKIGEKVLVKSRVVRMGKKIAHAEGEIRNENGVLIAKCTTNLVVTSNTIK